The Benincasa hispida cultivar B227 chromosome 11, ASM972705v1, whole genome shotgun sequence genome has a segment encoding these proteins:
- the LOC120091383 gene encoding uncharacterized protein At5g39865, with amino-acid sequence MGCVSSKLYRKDLQRDIIVNNGGEYLNHVVSLTSSTYGVLNLDTDQKSNELVSELTKKSPPREEPEVINTWELMDGLEEGIPMANRGKKSPKPRVSLRALADFDRRSPLKFFNQIGTPKKAMKSGGKENRGIGRLDYTPKENLKVNNSSKISPKSALKLTVPVKSTPISARRQSFGSDSGLLSARRRSLSPLFDPELVASYERQLTEEGEQIKRIVSETPKSRAARHFQESETALKQFEERCPPGGETTVVIYTTTLRGIRKTFEDCNKVRSIIESYGIHLVERDVSMDSGFKEELRALMESKEVKVPAIFVKGRLIGGAAEVLKMEEEGKLGVLFEGIPTAAGGGCEGCGGVRFVMCVDCNGSCKILDQTNKKTIKCGECNENGLIHCPICS; translated from the coding sequence ATGGGCTGTGTCTCTTCAAAACTCTACCGGAAGGACCTTCAGAGGGACATCATTGTCAACAATGGCGGCGAGTATCTCAACCACGTTGTCTCTCTAACATCCAGTACTTACGGCGTTCTCAATCTCGACACCGATCAGAAATCGAATGAGTTGGTTTCAGAGCTGACGAAGAAATCACCGCCTCGTGAAGAACCAGAAGTGATTAACACTTGGGAGTTAATGGACGGCCTAGAAGAAGGAATTCCGATGGCAAATAGGGGCAAAAAAAGCCCTAAACCCAGAGTTTCTCTTCGTGCTTTGGCTGATTTCGATCGAAGAAGTCCGTTGAAGTTCTTTAATCAAATTGGCACTCCGAAGAAGGCGATGAAGTCCGGCGGGAAGGAGAATCGCGGCATCGGACGACTGGATTATACTCCGAAAGAGAATCTGAAAGTGAACAATTCGTCTAAGATTTCGCCCAAATCGGCCCTGAAATTGACCGTTCCGGTTAAGAGTACACCGATTTCAGCCAGAAGACAGAGTTTTGGAAGCGATTCCGGGCTTTTATCGGCTCGGAGAAGGAGTTTGAGTCCGTTATTTGATCCAGAGCTCGTAGCGTCTTACGAGAGACAATTAACAGAAGAAGGAGAACAAATCAAGAGAATAGTTTCAGAGACGCCGAAATCTAGGGCGGCGAGACATTTTCAAGAATCGGAAACCGCCTTAAAACAGTTTGAGGAACGGTGTCCTCCCGGCGGCGAAACCACCGTCGTGATCTACACGACGACACTTCGAGGAATCAGAAAGACATTCGAAGACTGCAACAAGGTTCGTTCGATCATTGAATCCTACGGCATTCACTTGGTGGAGCGAGACGTGTCGATGGATTCTGGTTTCAAAGAGGAGTTGAGGGCGTTAATGGAGAGCAAGGAGGTGAAAGTTCCGGCGATTTTTGTCAAGGGGAGGCTAATCGGAGGAGCGGCGGAGGTGTTGAAAATGGAGGAGGAGGGAAAATTGGGGGTTCTGTTCGAGGGGATTCCGACGGCGGCGGGCGGCGGGTGTGAAGGATGCGGCGGCGTGAGATTTGTGATGTGTGTGGATTGCAATGGAAGCTGTAAGATTTTGGATCAAACAAACAAGAAGACGATCAAATGTGGTGAGTGTAATGAAAATGGGTTGATTCATTGTCCTatttgttcttaa
- the LOC120091463 gene encoding replication protein A 14 kDa subunit B produces the protein MDTSNPSVFVNAELLRLYVGRRVRAVIQVLSEGNGVIFGKSTDDNQITVKGSPPFPLSKFVEVIGIADTDKSIRADVWTNFGDSFDTSTFNQLCQLANGEFKHLFI, from the exons ATGGATACATCAAACCCTTCAGTTTTTGTCAATGCTGAGCTTTTACGACTGTATGTTGGAAGAAGAGTTCGGGCCGTGATTCAGGTACTGTCTGAAGGCAACGGAGTCATATTCGGTAAATCAACAGATGACAACCAGATTACTGTCAAAGGTTCCCCACCCTTTCCTCTTTCGAAGTTTGTTGAGGTGATTGGAATTGCTGATACTGACAAGTCCATACGAGCTGATGTGTGGACCAATTTTGGTGATTCATTTG ATACATCTACCTTCAATCAACTATGTCAGCTTGCTAATGGAGAGTTCAAACACTTGTTTATCTGA